The nucleotide sequence GCGGGATCATGGAAATCTTGACGGCAGACGTATGGATCATCGGCTCGGGTGCGGCCGGACTGATGGCAGCCATCACGGCCCGGGCCGAAGGCGCCGACGTGGCGGTGCTGGGCAAGCGGGCGCCGGGCGGCGGCACGGCGACGACACTCAGCGTCGGCGCCTTCGCCGGCCCCTGGGAGGGCCTGGACGTCGACAGGTACCTGGAATTGACGCTCAACGCCGGGCGCGGTTTGAACCGGGTCGAGATGATCGAGATCATGGCCCGGGAATCGGGCGATCGTTTTCGTGACCTGCTGGCGTGGGGCATGAACGCCACCTCTGAGAAAGGGCATTTCCTGGCCAAACCGGCCCAGCAGGCAGCCGACCAGGCGCCGGTGTTCGGCCGCGAGATCGTGCGCTGCCTGAGCGCCAAGGCCGAGGAGATGGGCGTTCGCTTCGTCAGCCATTCGGTGGTCAGGCGTCTGGCAGCCGATGATAGCGGCATCTCGATGGTGGCCTATTCGGCCCGCCGGCAGGGCTGGTTCGGGCTCACGGGCAACGCCGTGGTGCTGGCTGCCGGCGGCGCCGGGGGCCTTTACCTGCATCATGACAACCCCCAAAGCATCACCGGCGATGCCTATACCCTGGCATTCGAGGCCGGGGTCGAACTGATGGACATGGAGTTCGTGCAGTTCTACCCGGTGGCCATCGCCGAGCCCAAGCTGCCGTCCTTTCTGATGGCGCCCGACGGCGTCGATTTGGGCGAGGTCGTCAATTCAGATGGCGAAGACATCTACCAAAAATACGATATCACCGCGCGCCCGGCCGGCACCCATTCGCGTGACAAGTTCGCCCAGGCGCTTTTCAACGAGATCGAGATCGAGGGCCGCGAGGTCTTTCTCGACCTCACCGGGGTTTCCAAGGAGACCTGGTGTGCCAACCCCGTCTCGGCCGTCAATTGGGGCTACCTCAATCGCAAATACAAGGCTTTCGACAAACCCTTCCGCATTGCGCCCCTGGCCCATTTCGCCTGCGGCGGCGCCATCACCGATGAACATGGCGCGACCTCGGTACCCGGGCTCTTTTCGGCCGGCGAGGCCTCGGGCGGAGCCCACGGCGCCAACCGCATGGGCGGCAACGCGCTGACCGAATGCATCGTCTTCGGCCACCGCGCCGGCACCGCGGCGGCCCGCCATGCCGGCTCGAGCGAGGCCCGGAGCCAGGATCTCAAGGCCCTGATGCCGATGGTATCCAGCGGCGATCCGCGCAGCGACGTCGACGCCCTGAAGCTCGAATTGCGCGAGGTCATGTGGCGCTACGGCGGCATCAGCCGCAGCAGCGAAGGCCTTGCCACGGGCCTCGAGAAGGTGCGCGAGATCGCTGATCAGGCCCATCGCACCCGCGGC is from Alphaproteobacteria bacterium and encodes:
- a CDS encoding FAD-binding protein; this encodes MEILTADVWIIGSGAAGLMAAITARAEGADVAVLGKRAPGGGTATTLSVGAFAGPWEGLDVDRYLELTLNAGRGLNRVEMIEIMARESGDRFRDLLAWGMNATSEKGHFLAKPAQQAADQAPVFGREIVRCLSAKAEEMGVRFVSHSVVRRLAADDSGISMVAYSARRQGWFGLTGNAVVLAAGGAGGLYLHHDNPQSITGDAYTLAFEAGVELMDMEFVQFYPVAIAEPKLPSFLMAPDGVDLGEVVNSDGEDIYQKYDITARPAGTHSRDKFAQALFNEIEIEGREVFLDLTGVSKETWCANPVSAVNWGYLNRKYKAFDKPFRIAPLAHFACGGAITDEHGATSVPGLFSAGEASGGAHGANRMGGNALTECIVFGHRAGTAAARHAGSSEARSQDLKALMPMVSSGDPRSDVDALKLELREVMWRYGGISRSSEGLATGLEKVREIADQAHRTRGVNEPKQMEKFIELQLATGAAELILEAAGRRQESRGVHARTDFPEADDAAWLGHLCLRQGEAGTDWRFEPLSDAAGADTA